One Ostrinia nubilalis chromosome 6, ilOstNubi1.1, whole genome shotgun sequence genomic region harbors:
- the LOC135072417 gene encoding VWFA and cache domain-containing protein CG16868 produces MKLLSLIVTISIFIGVSEIFAQGDNCTRINNRGDYKVCVRQLSESLANKFSEIVINELGSEYTTHFEIRTVHKDSRVHSSDNDTLFNIADKLSYKLSSAVNILRDMKNGIKTNNTPSFTHPCPFNSIRKSVFIKSPNVYNSVPNIDVKSKMMGRFKDLKVKRQYFLSHMDYATDRDCAIMPHSNLRYLYHKIVHPDPKLVVFIIDNNINVDSLQHAINVIKETAYALQSRDIIAFKITNTTDFVKFEDTCNIDGTSNLGNATDTNKLLLREYLSTLDVAPGNVSPFTIHQELKKLLTEKKLPKHKLFVFLTDTKVLKNETWLKMFPYSESDANMKFAIGLIYENQVDRNSSLGILHIDKWHNHSSNHSVMRLHINDSGVVGQVASAFISLLPGNFQNKQIKIEDPIWEATERDFMVSLVLPMTSGVLGLDLYWSDLAEDIVYFKGINHRKRAFVMDFAGKVLMHTFYPRPESSSEKIKFTYLESIETYDFISSLKEAMLTNSSGKLTMKEQNASTSIVYSWKWVEKLYIVCIVNEITEHNLFNKTNIFFTRSSKEILFHRLDLFPPKAGKICRHFKQIATIDQGTVYLSPSSFQSPFTYLYDMGDGQDAVQYMQNYLAYIKNLANGLLSNPGLKNEIQQDVNFLNSILSFYKRQHLRGIYSKYIVRRYAATESGVLVMFPGTVLEYDYEPVRRPWYTYALEYPGKIILTPPNLDVGGAGYVVSISYAVKGPFYPTMVVSMDVTMGFLYKVLIDSLPICAMSYFKCFIMNNRGYLVSHPGLMDPNSSGPIEQQHITHKESMIANDMLNHKGFVTKRLCNNFYDVTIQRFYEFNMSLPGVLSNVVSGDHCVHYYIAAIPGTNAFIALVNVSCSVGAFCPCSMVDRVCFNCNRMEQTDCECPCECSSELYECPNSNSSRITRDIPLCGMMPENNNHKSHYFHNFAENLKSCFDFQCESYLTHSSCLGVLGCEWCQLDTDGHTPLSSPFCTSQSTCFNGVLGAVTPYGEGTFGHVNRDALGSYSAIGPIAGCIVTVSLIIAVAIYCYRQNVTSASCHNLYVDGPAETWHDADVQMSHLQSDDMHDQSGQDKLLPAMEIEAPISPYRVVTGYRRPHTAGGSDHGYSTMTPHEDSEATGFSVNDPTILSDDTKSDVSCPLPAKIKPRLKATDLSVTVLPCGKNSIIAPVTVHRHMEAS; encoded by the coding sequence ATGAAGCTTTTATCATTGATAGTCACGATTTCGATATTTATCGGTGTCTCTGAGATCTTTGCCCAAGGCGATAATTGTACAAGAATAAACAACCGAGGCGACTATAAGGTGTGCGTACGGCAATTGTCCGAATCATTGGCGAATAAGTTCAGTGAAATAGTGATCAATGAGTTGGGCAGCGAGTACACTACTCATTTTGAAATACGCACAGTGCACAAAGACAGCCGCGTCCACTCCAGCGATAATGATACTCTGTTCAATATTGCCGACAAACTGAGCTACAAACTATCGTCAGCAGTGAACATACTACGAGACATGAAAAATGGAATCAAGACCAACAATACTCCGTCCTTTACGCATCCTTGCCCCTTCAACTCTATCCGTAAGTCTGTATTTATCAAGAGTCCTAATGTATACAATAGTGTTCCAAATATTGACGTCAAGTCAAAGATGATGGGTAGATTCAAAGACCTAAAAGTTAAGAGACAATACTTCCTCTCTCACATGGATTACGCCACTGATAGAGATTGTGCGATAATGCCTCACTCGAATTTGAGGTATTTGTACCATAAGATAGTGCACCCAGACCCAAAACTTGTGGTGTTCATTATTGACAACAATATAAATGTAGATTCATTGCAACATGCTATAAATGTGATCAAGGAGACTGCATATGCGCTGCAAAGTAGAGACATTATTGCCTTCAAGATTACAAATACCACGGACTTTGTAAAATTTGAGGATACCTGCAATATTGATGGAACTTCAAACCTGGGGAATGCAACTGACACCAACAAGCTATTGCTCAGGGAGTATTTATCAACTTTAGACGTGGCACCTGGTAACGTTTCACCATTTACCATACATCAAGAGTTGAAGAAGTTGTTGACTGAGAAGAAATTGCCGaaacacaaactttttgtttttttgactgatacaaaagtattaaaaaatgaGACTTGGCTCAAAATGTTTCCCTACTCTGAAAGTGATGCAAACATGAAGTTCGCAATAGGTCTCATTTATGAGAACCAGGTGGACAGGAATAGCTCTCTTGGAATATTGCATATTGATAAGTGGCACAATCACTCAAGCAACCACTCGGTCATGAGACTCCATATAAATGACAGTGGTGTTGTGGGTCAAGTGGCTTCTGCCTTTATTTCTTTACTTCCTGGAAATTTTcagaacaaacaaataaaaattgaagACCCTATTTGGGAGGCAACAGAAAGAGATTTCATGGTATCATTAGTGCTTCCAATGACAAGTGGTGTGCTTGGGTTAGACCTTTATTGGTCTGATCTAGCTGAagatattgtttattttaaaggAATAAACCATAGAAAACGAGCCTTCGTGATGGATTTTGCTGGTAAAGTACTTATGCACACATTTTATCCCAGGCCAGAATCATCCTCTGAGAAAATCAAGTTTACATATCTAGAGAGTATAGAAACATACGATTTTATAAGTAGTCTTAAGGAAGCAATGCTAACAAATAGTTCTGGCAAATTGACCATGAAAGAACAAAATGCTTCAACTTCCATAGTTTATTCTTGGAAATGGGTTGAAAAACTTTACATTGTATGTATTGTAAATGAAATAACTGAACATAACTTGTTCAATAAAACTAACATATTTTTTACCAGGAGTTCTAAAGAGATCTTGTTTCACAGACTGGATTTGTTCCCACCTAAAGCTGGTAAAATATGTCGTCATTTCAAACAGATAGCTACAATTGACCAGGGTACTGTATATTTGAGTCCATCTAGTTTTCAGTCCCCATTCACATACCTTTATGACATGGGTGATGGCCAGGATGCTGTTCAATACATGCAGAATTATCTGGCTTATATTAAAAATCTTGCTAATGGTCTGCTCTCTAACCctggtttaaaaaatgaaatccaGCAGGACGTAAATTTTCTCAACtcaattttatctttttacaaAAGGCAGCACTTACGTGGCATCTATTCCAAGTATATTGTGAGAAGATATGCAGCTACTGAGAGTGGGGTTCTTGTGATGTTCCCAGGGACTGTCTTAGAGTATGACTATGAACCTGTGAGAAGGCCATGGTATACTTACGCTCTTGAATATCCAGGTAAGATCATTTTGACTCCACCCAACCTGGATGTTGGGGGAGCTGGATATGTGGTTAGCATTTCTTATGCTGTCAAAGGACCTTTTTACCCCACTATGGTAGTCTCAATGGATGTTACAATGGGATTCCTCTACAAAGTCCTTATTGACAGTCTTCCAATTTGTGCAATgtcttattttaagtgttttataaTGAATAATCGAGGCTATTTAGTTTCCCACCCTGGGCTGATGGATCCCAACAGTTCAGGTCCTATAGAACAACAACATATCACTCATAAAGAATCTATGATTGCTAACGACATGCTGAACCATAAGGGATTTGTAACAAAGAGGCTATGCAATAACTTTTATGATGTAACTATTCAAAGATTCTATGAATTTAATATGTCGCTGCCAGGTGTCCTTTCTAATGTGGTTTCTGGAGATCATTGTGTCCACTATTACATTGCTGCAATACCTGGGACTAACGCCTTTATTGCTCTTGTGAATGTATCATGCAGTGTTGGTGCTTTTTGCCCCTGCAGCATGGTTGACCGTGTTTGTTTTAATTGCAATCGTATGGAGCAAACTGATTGTGAATGTCCATGTGAATGCAGTTCTGAACTGTATGAATGTCCAAATTCAAACTCTTCTCGGATAACTCGCGATATTCCATTGTGTGGTATGATGcctgaaaataataatcacaagTCCCATTACTTCCATAATTTTGCTGAAAATTTGAAGTCTTGTTTTGATTTCCAATGCGAGTCTTATCTGACACATTCGTCTTGTTTAGGAGTTTTAGGTTGCGAATGGTGTCAATTGGACACTGATGGTCATACGCCACTCTCTTCGCCGTTTTGTACGTCACAATCAACGTGTTTTAACGGAGTTTTGGGCGCTGTGACGCCCTATGGGGAAGGAACCTTTGGGCATGTTAATAGAGATGCATTAGGTAGTTATTCGGCAATAGGCCCGATAGCAGGGTGTATCGTTACTGTTAGTTTAATTATAGCTGTTGCTATATACTGTTATAGACAAAATGTAACTTCAGCTAGCTGCCACAACTTGTATGTTGATGGTCCAGCTGAGACATGGCACGATGCTGATGTCCAAATGAGTCATTTGCAGTCTGATGACATGCATGATCAGTCAGGGCAGGATAAGTTACTGCCAGCCATGGAGATAGAAGCCCCTATCTCACCATACAGAGTTGTGACAGGGTATCGACGACCCCACACTGCTGGAGGGTCGGATCATGGTTATTCCACCATGACTCCTCATGAGGACTCTGAGGCCACAGGATTCTCAGTGAATGACCCCACCATATTGTCAGATGATACAAAGTCTGATGTAAGCTGTCCCTTACCAGCAAAGATTAAACCTAGATTAAAAGCTACTGATTTAAGTGTAACTGTTTTGCCCTGTGGCAAAAATAGTATAATAGCTCCTGTAACTGTTCATAGGCATATGGAAGCATCATAA
- the LOC135072888 gene encoding la-related protein 7-like: MSESEVTEEVTEAPKHENTPRKRIRHRKKQLYDNILKQMEFYFSDANLMKDRYLSDLVKNDPFVPLETFLKFNKIRSMSTDITDIVKAMKNSTFLEMSEDKQKVKRKTPILPYDADIRTVYVESIPGTASLDWLEKVFSDFGRVAYISLPKFKNTQRIKGYAFIEFDKPEDAQKCINTFTQMGCRLPTCMPPEDLSSIKMFSVESLDAEGSKKEKEESEPPKKRKKKDKKAQKNLELKLSTNESDTEKKVETPSEENKSVVSTPTEEKKETDIESKDEMTSQDESKGDPEARKRKKLRKRSGRERSRNKEFLNKDEAPRGALWGLQVLPKSEWKALRNKYLNLQRKYMKEIKTTLQNKRYPYLSIPPPATATVEGEPAATTTEVETTKTVEPMERTPGVFVKEELPEPCLDVRLTKRTIRSNIHALHVDVKEGQTEVIIRFDTADAATQYCSNSVNRARVLTGADETAQWVRAESSRQVRRARGRTRLLRRHAAAAMAPASPQPTHTHIRFEDE; the protein is encoded by the exons atGTCGGAATCTGAAGTTACTGAAGAAGTCACCGAAGCTCCAAAACATGAGAACACCCCCAGAAAACGTATTCGTCATCGCAAGAAGCAGTTGTACGACAACATTCTCAAACAAATGGAATTCTATTTTAGCGATGCGAATCTAATGAAAGATAGGTATCTAAGCGATTTAGTGAAAAATGATCCTTTCGTTCCCCTTGAAACTTTCCTCAAATTTAACAAGATACGTTCTATGTCGACGGATATCACCGATATTGTTAAAGCTATGAAGAATTCTACTTTTCTTGAGATGTCAGAAGATAAGcaaaag GTTAAGAGAAAGACACCAATATTGCCATATGATGCTGACATTAGAACTGTCTATGTTGAGTCTATTCCAGGGACTGCAAGTCTAGACTGGCTAGAGAAAGTTTTCTCTGACTTTGGCCGTGTAGCATACATTTCCTTGcctaaatttaaaaatacacaaagaATCAAG ggATATGCTTTCATAGAATTTGATAAACCTGAAGATGCTCAGAAATGTATCAACACATTCACCCAAATGGGGTGCAGACTGCCGACCTGTATGCCCCCTGAAGACTTGTCTTCCATTAAGATGTTCTCTGTAGAGTCATTGGATGCCGAGGGtagtaagaaagaaaaagaGGAATCTGAACCACCTAAAAAAAGGAAGAAGAAAGACAAAAAGGCTCAAAAAAATTTAGAACTTAAATTAAGTACTAATGAATCTGATACTGAGAAAAAAGTTGAGACTCCTAGT GAGGAAAACAAAAGTGTAGTATCCACTCCAACTGAA gaaaaaaaagaaacagaTATAGAATCTAAAGATGAAATGACTAGCCAAGATGAAAGTAAAGGAGATCCAGAAGCTCGTAAAAGGAAGAAACTTAGGAAACGTTCCGGCAGGGAGAGAAGTAGAAACAAAGAGTTTTTGAATAAAGATGAGGCTCCTCGGGGAGCACTCTGGGGTCTACAAGTCCTTCCCAAATCAGAATGGAAGGCTCTGAGGAACAAATACCTTAATTTGCAGAGAAAATATATGAAGGAAATCAAGACTACCTTGCAAAATAAGCGTTATCCTTATTTGAGTATACCGCCTCCTGCAACAGCTACAGTTGAAGGTGAACCCG CTGCTACCACTACTGAAGTTGAAACCACGAAAACTGTTGAGCCCATGGAAAGAACACCAGGTGTTTTTGTCAAAGAGGAGTTACCAGAGCCATGTCTTGATGTAAGACTGACAAAAAGAACT ATAAGGAGCAACATCCACGCATTACATGTTGATGTCAAGGAGGGACAAACTGAAGTTATCATTAGATTTGATACTGCTGATGCTGCCACACAG TACTGCAGCAACTCAGTGAACCGCGCCCGCGTTCTCACGGGCGCAGACGAGACCGCACAGTGGGTGCGCGCCGAAAGCAGCCGTCAagtgcggcgcgcgcgcggccgTACCCGTCTGCTCAGACGCCACGCCGCAGCCGCGATGGCGCCCGCGTCGCCGCAGCCGACTCACACGCACATACGGTTTGAGGACGAGTAG